The Deinococcus wulumuqiensis R12 genome has a window encoding:
- a CDS encoding tetratricopeptide repeat protein, which translates to MKSALNVLLTAALAVSGAALAQTAQSAPAPQAALAPTNAAQLAAEARDLAARARAAYPAGSASIDQPLWKQAAERAEAAVGAAPANPDILKLRAQIYTEVGFWKQAEAGWRAYFALAPVAAGQNEARAAGNVQYNLGYAAYTRGQATQAAAYFKACLTLDPQSVPCATWAARTALESGDYALAQTLYAQALSLAPQDKSLNYFALVARNAGTYGPAATQAFSRAYASLDAGRRAEALAGFQEAARSAPNFPEAQREAGRLALELGDTQAALSAYQALTALPGATASDRYNLALAQEGQQYGLKAVQTFRTAYSKYAAGDRAGAEAGFLQATGENLTYAKAWAWLGRVRYERKDYAGAAEAYGRAVALDPNDKSSAYFLKLAQQGK; encoded by the coding sequence ATGAAAAGTGCCCTGAATGTCCTGCTGACCGCTGCCCTGGCCGTAAGCGGCGCGGCCCTCGCCCAGACTGCCCAGAGCGCCCCGGCCCCGCAAGCGGCTCTGGCCCCCACCAACGCCGCGCAGCTCGCCGCCGAAGCCCGTGACCTCGCCGCCCGCGCCCGCGCCGCGTATCCGGCGGGCAGCGCCAGCATCGACCAGCCGCTGTGGAAACAGGCCGCCGAGCGGGCCGAGGCCGCCGTGGGCGCCGCGCCCGCCAACCCCGACATCCTCAAACTTCGCGCCCAGATCTACACCGAAGTCGGCTTCTGGAAACAGGCCGAGGCGGGCTGGCGGGCCTATTTCGCCCTGGCTCCGGTGGCCGCCGGGCAGAACGAGGCCCGCGCCGCCGGCAACGTGCAGTACAACCTCGGCTACGCGGCGTACACGCGCGGCCAGGCCACCCAGGCCGCCGCGTACTTCAAGGCCTGCCTGACGCTGGACCCCCAGAGCGTGCCCTGCGCGACGTGGGCCGCCCGCACTGCGCTCGAAAGCGGCGACTACGCGCTCGCGCAAACCCTGTATGCCCAGGCGCTCAGCCTCGCGCCGCAGGACAAGTCCCTGAACTATTTCGCGCTGGTCGCCCGCAACGCCGGCACCTACGGCCCCGCCGCGACCCAGGCGTTCAGCCGCGCCTACGCCAGCCTGGACGCCGGGCGCCGGGCCGAGGCCCTCGCCGGATTCCAGGAGGCCGCCCGCTCGGCCCCCAACTTCCCCGAAGCCCAGCGGGAAGCGGGCCGACTGGCCCTCGAACTGGGGGACACCCAGGCCGCCCTGAGCGCGTATCAGGCCCTGACCGCGCTGCCGGGCGCGACCGCCAGCGACCGCTACAACCTCGCTCTGGCGCAGGAAGGCCAGCAGTACGGCCTGAAAGCGGTGCAGACCTTCCGCACGGCCTACAGCAAGTACGCGGCGGGCGACAGGGCCGGGGCCGAAGCCGGGTTCCTTCAGGCGACGGGCGAGAACCTGACCTACGCCAAAGCCTGGGCCTGGCTGGGCCGCGTGCGCTACGAGCGCAAGGACTACGCCGGAGCCGCCGAAGCCTATGGCCGCGCCGTGGCCCTCGACCCGAACGACAAGTCGAGCGCCTATTTCCTGAAACTGGCGCAGCAGGGCAAGTAA
- the dprA gene encoding DNA-processing protein DprA, protein MTPDPAAELLALLTLRFTPGLGPRRIEHLRRHFGSAGAALRANLAQLRQVEGLDARSVAAIGGEKAAQSAQAELGKAAQRNVTLLGRGLPGYPAALDALSDPPAVLWVQGAGGAEVLAGLDTVPQAIGIVGTRAASPHALALTRTVAGELAAAGVLVVSGLARGVDTAAHAAALEAGGPTIGVLGSAVDVIYPRENHDLAGRMVVVSEYPLGTGPAQHHFPSRNRLIAALSAGVVVVEGERKSGSLITATHALECGRTVFAVPGRAGDPRASGPHALLRDGAVLTETAQDILTELGWGQTAPAPSPDLPPEQARVLAALQTPATLDDLQAATGLSVPDLQTALVMLQLQGLVYEVGGRWSR, encoded by the coding sequence GTGACCCCTGACCCCGCTGCCGAACTGCTGGCCCTGCTCACGCTGCGCTTTACGCCGGGGCTGGGGCCGAGGCGTATCGAACATTTGCGGCGGCATTTTGGGAGCGCGGGTGCGGCGCTGCGGGCGAATCTGGCCCAGTTGCGACAGGTCGAGGGCCTGGACGCCCGCTCGGTGGCGGCCATCGGCGGGGAAAAAGCCGCGCAGTCGGCCCAGGCGGAACTGGGCAAGGCGGCGCAGCGAAACGTGACGCTGCTCGGACGTGGCCTGCCGGGCTACCCGGCGGCGCTCGACGCCCTGAGCGACCCGCCCGCCGTGCTGTGGGTGCAGGGGGCAGGCGGTGCGGAGGTGCTCGCCGGACTGGACACCGTGCCGCAGGCCATCGGTATCGTCGGCACGCGGGCGGCGAGTCCGCATGCGCTGGCGCTGACCCGCACCGTCGCGGGCGAACTGGCGGCGGCGGGCGTCCTGGTCGTCAGCGGGCTGGCACGGGGGGTGGACACGGCGGCGCACGCGGCGGCCCTGGAAGCGGGTGGCCCCACCATCGGCGTGCTGGGCAGCGCGGTGGACGTGATTTATCCGCGTGAAAACCACGACCTCGCCGGGCGAATGGTGGTCGTCAGCGAGTATCCGCTCGGTACCGGCCCGGCGCAGCACCATTTCCCCAGCCGCAACCGGCTGATTGCCGCGCTGTCGGCGGGCGTGGTGGTCGTGGAAGGCGAGCGCAAATCGGGGTCGCTGATCACGGCCACCCACGCCCTGGAATGCGGGCGCACCGTGTTCGCCGTGCCCGGGCGGGCGGGCGACCCCCGCGCCAGTGGCCCGCACGCCCTGCTCCGTGACGGGGCCGTGCTGACCGAAACCGCGCAGGACATCCTGACCGAACTCGGCTGGGGGCAGACCGCGCCCGCCCCTTCCCCCGACCTGCCGCCCGAGCAGGCGAGGGTGCTGGCGGCGCTGCAAACGCCCGCCACCCTCGACGACCTGCAGGCGGCGACGGGCCTGAGCGTGCCGGACTTGCAGACCGCGCTGGTCATGCTTCAGCTGCAGGGGCTGGTGTACGAGGTCGGCGGGCGCTGGAGCCGCTAA
- the efp gene encoding elongation factor P, producing MISVTELRNGTKVQMDGGLWECLEYSHLKMGRGGAKVVTKFRNMETGSIVDRTFNSGEKLQDIFVEGKKMQYLYKDGDDFVFMDMDTFEQVHLPPVLVGDAAKFMKENTDVEVAMYGDKALSITLPNQVILKITQTDPGVRGDTVSGGTKPATLETGAVVQVPLFVEQGTDVKVDTRTGQYLSRA from the coding sequence ATGATCAGCGTAACTGAACTGCGGAACGGCACCAAGGTGCAGATGGACGGCGGCCTGTGGGAGTGCCTCGAATACTCCCACCTCAAGATGGGACGCGGCGGCGCCAAGGTCGTCACCAAGTTCCGCAACATGGAAACCGGCTCCATCGTGGACCGCACCTTCAACAGCGGCGAAAAGCTCCAGGACATCTTCGTGGAAGGCAAGAAGATGCAGTACCTGTACAAGGACGGCGACGACTTCGTGTTCATGGACATGGACACCTTCGAGCAGGTGCACCTGCCCCCCGTGCTGGTCGGTGACGCCGCCAAGTTCATGAAGGAAAACACCGACGTGGAAGTGGCGATGTACGGCGACAAGGCCCTGAGCATCACCCTGCCCAACCAGGTCATCCTGAAAATCACCCAGACCGACCCCGGCGTGCGCGGCGATACCGTCTCCGGCGGCACCAAGCCCGCCACCCTGGAAACCGGCGCCGTGGTGCAGGTGCCCCTGTTCGTGGAGCAGGGCACCGACGTGAAGGTGGACACCCGCACCGGGCAGTACCTCAGCCGCGCCTAA
- the accB gene encoding acetyl-CoA carboxylase biotin carboxyl carrier protein, which yields MNPDDLKKMLDALTHADVREFTLKTGSFDLALKRGPQAFAPAAPSAPQMTGSFAPAPAVPAAPSAPAAPAPEATPAAKPAEEAAPVAPAASAGTPVKAPIVGTFYSASSPDAAPYVKVGDRVEAGQVLCIIEAMKLMNEIEAEQSGVIREILVKNAEPVEYGQTLFMIE from the coding sequence ATGAACCCGGATGACCTGAAGAAAATGCTCGACGCCCTGACCCACGCCGACGTGCGGGAATTTACGCTCAAGACCGGCAGCTTCGACCTCGCCCTCAAGCGCGGTCCCCAGGCCTTTGCCCCTGCCGCGCCCAGCGCCCCCCAGATGACGGGCAGCTTTGCCCCCGCGCCCGCTGTACCTGCGGCTCCCAGCGCCCCAGCGGCGCCCGCTCCCGAAGCGACTCCCGCCGCCAAGCCCGCCGAGGAAGCGGCGCCTGTGGCCCCCGCCGCCAGTGCCGGGACGCCGGTCAAGGCGCCCATCGTCGGCACCTTCTACTCGGCGAGCAGCCCCGACGCCGCCCCCTACGTCAAGGTCGGTGACCGCGTGGAAGCCGGGCAGGTACTGTGCATCATCGAAGCCATGAAGCTGATGAACGAAATCGAAGCCGAGCAGAGCGGCGTCATCCGCGAAATTCTGGTGAAAAACGCCGAGCCGGTGGAGTACGGCCAGACGCTGTTCATGATTGAGTAA
- the accC gene encoding acetyl-CoA carboxylase biotin carboxylase subunit has product MFKKILIANRGEIALRVIRTAREMGIKTVVVYSTADEKSLPVLLADESVCVGPPASNQSYLNIPNILSAALMTGAEAIHPGYGFMAENPDFAEMCREHGIVFIGPTPESMRALGSKAGGREIAAQSNVPTVPGTGVLEDVDAALLAAKQIGYPVLLKASAGGGGRGQKVIRTQEELQKGFAQAQEEARLYFGDPAIIMEKFLEEFRHIEVQVVGDGNGHVIHVGERDCSIQRRNQKLIEEAPSTLPESLRQEILDAGVRLAKFVNYAGAGTLEFIMDRDGNYYFMEMNTRIQVEHCVSEMISNLDLVRLQIEIAAGLGLKLQQEDVKLHGHAIECRINAEDPDKDFRPAAGKIDDAHFAGGAGVRVDTHVYSGYSIPPHYDSLIGKLIVWHEDRDKAVSRMKRALEETVIQGPKTTIPLYVKIMDNPFYKRGAVMTNFLKTRMEM; this is encoded by the coding sequence ATGTTCAAGAAAATCCTCATCGCCAACCGTGGCGAAATTGCCCTGCGCGTCATCCGCACTGCGCGGGAAATGGGCATCAAGACGGTCGTGGTGTACTCCACCGCCGACGAAAAGAGCCTGCCGGTGCTGCTCGCCGACGAATCGGTCTGCGTGGGGCCGCCCGCCTCCAATCAGAGCTACCTGAATATCCCCAACATCCTCTCGGCGGCGCTGATGACCGGGGCCGAGGCGATTCACCCCGGCTACGGCTTCATGGCCGAGAACCCCGACTTTGCCGAAATGTGCCGCGAACACGGCATCGTCTTTATCGGCCCCACCCCCGAATCCATGCGGGCGCTGGGCAGCAAGGCGGGCGGGCGCGAAATCGCCGCGCAGAGCAACGTGCCCACCGTGCCCGGCACGGGCGTGCTGGAGGACGTGGACGCCGCTCTCCTCGCCGCCAAGCAGATCGGCTACCCGGTGCTGCTCAAGGCGTCGGCGGGCGGCGGCGGACGCGGGCAGAAGGTCATCCGCACCCAGGAAGAACTGCAAAAAGGCTTCGCGCAGGCGCAGGAAGAAGCGCGGCTGTACTTCGGTGACCCCGCCATCATCATGGAAAAATTCCTGGAGGAGTTCCGGCACATCGAGGTGCAGGTCGTCGGGGACGGCAACGGGCACGTCATCCATGTCGGCGAGCGCGACTGCTCGATTCAGCGCCGCAACCAGAAGCTCATCGAGGAAGCGCCTTCCACCCTGCCCGAAAGCCTGCGGCAGGAAATCCTGGACGCCGGGGTGCGCCTCGCCAAGTTCGTGAACTACGCGGGCGCAGGCACCCTGGAATTCATCATGGATAGGGACGGCAACTACTACTTCATGGAGATGAACACCCGCATTCAGGTCGAGCACTGCGTGTCGGAAATGATTTCCAACCTCGACCTCGTGCGCCTGCAAATCGAAATCGCCGCCGGGCTGGGCCTGAAGCTCCAGCAGGAGGACGTGAAGTTGCACGGCCACGCCATCGAGTGCCGCATCAACGCCGAGGACCCGGACAAGGACTTCCGCCCGGCGGCAGGCAAAATCGACGACGCGCACTTCGCGGGCGGCGCGGGCGTGCGGGTGGACACCCACGTCTACAGCGGCTACTCGATTCCGCCGCACTACGACAGCCTCATCGGCAAGCTCATCGTGTGGCACGAGGACCGCGACAAGGCCGTCTCGCGCATGAAACGCGCCCTCGAAGAAACCGTGATTCAGGGGCCGAAAACGACCATCCCCCTCTACGTCAAAATCATGGACAACCCGTTCTACAAACGCGGGGCCGTGATGACCAACTTCCTGAAAACGCGCATGGAGATGTAA
- a CDS encoding S-layer homology domain-containing protein, translating into MKYLRALPTVSVLALSSALALGGAAQPPIQTTPAPVQTAPAPKPAPAACTQGAWAKAAIDLVTQKGLFIGYPDGSFDWCSNITRQEVAQVLARLLAQMPENTFDAAELDVLRRGTAEALAGLEELRAQLAEQNKSIEDLRAQIDELRAALNALPTAGAGEAGAVGAAGPQGPQGEKGETGAVGPQGPAGATGPQGPAGPQGEAGPVGPQGPQGERGEKGDPYIPPADPFRYGNYVGAAYYSILQQNVGQMVRLTAGNDQIYGGFGVRVTGDVTLRGETPGNSLSGAVTYRGTTGRFDGILGVGAGYNFRNASTFGELSIGVDYRVVDRVAIFAEARQHYYFNGNVNPNSRNLSSIAAGLKVRF; encoded by the coding sequence ATGAAGTATCTGCGTGCTCTGCCGACTGTTTCCGTTCTTGCCCTCAGCTCGGCCCTGGCGCTGGGCGGCGCTGCTCAGCCCCCCATCCAGACCACCCCGGCCCCCGTGCAGACGGCCCCCGCGCCCAAGCCCGCTCCTGCCGCCTGCACCCAGGGCGCCTGGGCCAAGGCCGCCATCGACCTCGTGACCCAGAAGGGTCTGTTCATCGGCTACCCCGACGGCAGCTTCGACTGGTGCAGCAACATCACCCGTCAGGAAGTCGCGCAGGTGCTGGCCCGCCTGCTGGCCCAGATGCCCGAGAACACCTTCGACGCCGCCGAACTCGACGTGCTGCGCAGGGGCACCGCCGAGGCGCTGGCCGGACTGGAGGAGCTGCGTGCCCAGCTCGCCGAGCAGAACAAGTCCATCGAAGACCTGCGTGCCCAGATCGACGAACTGCGTGCGGCGCTGAATGCCCTGCCCACCGCTGGCGCGGGTGAAGCCGGAGCCGTCGGCGCGGCTGGCCCCCAGGGTCCCCAGGGTGAGAAGGGCGAAACCGGCGCGGTCGGTCCCCAGGGTCCTGCCGGTGCGACTGGCCCTCAGGGTCCCGCAGGTCCTCAGGGTGAGGCTGGCCCCGTCGGCCCCCAGGGTCCCCAGGGCGAGCGCGGCGAGAAGGGCGATCCTTACATTCCCCCCGCCGATCCCTTCCGCTACGGCAACTACGTGGGCGCCGCCTACTACAGCATCCTCCAGCAGAACGTGGGTCAGATGGTCCGCCTCACCGCCGGCAACGACCAGATCTATGGCGGCTTCGGCGTGCGCGTGACCGGCGACGTGACCCTGCGCGGCGAAACCCCCGGCAACAGCCTGAGCGGCGCCGTGACCTACCGCGGCACCACCGGGCGCTTCGACGGCATCCTGGGTGTGGGCGCGGGCTACAACTTCAGGAATGCCTCCACCTTCGGTGAGCTGTCCATCGGCGTGGACTACCGCGTCGTGGACCGCGTGGCGATCTTCGCCGAAGCCCGTCAGCACTACTACTTCAACGGCAACGTCAACCCCAACTCGCGCAACCTCAGCTCCATCGCTGCGGGTCTGAAAGTCCGCTTCTAA
- a CDS encoding enoyl-CoA hydratase/isomerase family protein → MTFQSIRLTQRPLSQGGQLTTLTLAAKMGSMGPAFWQEVPQALAGLGDTRVLIVRGEQVFSAGLDIKSNGAAIVPALGDPAAFKAVVDEMHAVTEGLAALPMPVIAAVHGWCIGAGLELIAGADLRLCSQDARFSLPEVKLGITADLGGLQRLPHLIGRGRTAHLALTGEPIDAATAERWGLVTEVLPDQDALFARAEALAEHLASLPAAALEGTKRTLNDGLPHAESLAAAVRWNAEHMTQEALQAAARKG, encoded by the coding sequence ATGACCTTCCAGAGCATTCGGTTGACTCAGCGGCCCCTGTCCCAGGGCGGCCAGCTCACGACCCTGACCCTCGCCGCCAAGATGGGCAGCATGGGGCCAGCCTTCTGGCAGGAGGTGCCGCAGGCGCTCGCCGGGCTGGGCGACACCCGCGTGCTGATCGTGCGCGGCGAGCAGGTCTTCAGCGCCGGGCTGGACATCAAGTCGAACGGCGCCGCCATCGTGCCCGCGCTGGGCGACCCCGCCGCCTTCAAAGCTGTCGTGGACGAAATGCACGCCGTGACCGAGGGGCTGGCCGCGCTGCCGATGCCGGTCATTGCAGCGGTGCACGGCTGGTGCATCGGCGCCGGGCTGGAACTGATCGCGGGCGCCGACCTGCGGCTGTGCAGCCAGGACGCCCGCTTCTCGCTGCCGGAGGTCAAGCTCGGGATTACCGCCGACCTGGGGGGCTTGCAGCGCCTGCCCCACCTGATCGGGCGGGGCCGGACCGCTCACCTGGCCCTGACCGGCGAACCGATCGACGCGGCCACCGCCGAGCGCTGGGGTCTGGTCACCGAGGTGCTGCCCGACCAGGACGCCCTGTTTGCGCGTGCCGAAGCCCTGGCTGAACACCTCGCTTCCCTCCCGGCAGCGGCCCTGGAAGGCACCAAACGTACCCTGAACGACGGCCTGCCCCACGCCGAAAGCCTCGCCGCCGCCGTGCGCTGGAACGCCGAGCACATGACCCAGGAAGCGCTTCAGGCCGCCGCCAGGAAAGGCTGA